One region of Halomicrobium urmianum genomic DNA includes:
- a CDS encoding helix-turn-helix transcriptional regulator, with protein sequence MSSTVGFIPALKGGAFSLILRKRTARPATLADDLDCARRSIQRNLAAFVERGWVERVDGGYCLTTTGDFIARTHADYLDRLERIDRFAPLLRHLDSDHAPPLSMLEDADLAVASPENPQAPVQAYVDRLKRFEGDTVRMCSPVLSRIFHEAHASLAMRGVHTALVLSEATAEKARELNPMEFESVLRVGVLDLYAHPDPVPFGLTISEDRLLFAAYDEEGHLEACLTSDDLDFLAWAEDLFERYRESSVKVKPSGGFPFNLGSK encoded by the coding sequence GTGTCATCGACTGTCGGATTCATCCCCGCCCTGAAGGGCGGGGCTTTCTCCTTGATTCTCCGTAAGAGGACCGCCCGCCCCGCAACCCTCGCAGACGACCTCGACTGCGCACGTCGAAGCATCCAGCGCAACCTTGCCGCCTTCGTCGAGCGTGGCTGGGTCGAACGCGTTGACGGGGGCTACTGCCTCACCACCACGGGAGACTTCATCGCGAGGACTCATGCTGACTATCTTGACCGACTAGAGCGCATCGACCGTTTCGCTCCGTTATTACGCCATCTCGACAGCGATCACGCCCCGCCGCTCTCGATGCTCGAGGACGCCGACCTTGCCGTCGCCTCACCGGAAAATCCACAGGCACCGGTCCAGGCCTACGTCGACCGCCTCAAGCGGTTTGAGGGCGACACCGTTCGAATGTGTTCGCCCGTCCTCTCGCGTATCTTCCACGAAGCCCATGCCTCACTGGCGATGCGAGGGGTCCACACTGCCCTGGTGCTCTCGGAGGCGACTGCCGAGAAGGCCCGCGAACTCAATCCCATGGAGTTCGAGTCCGTCCTCCGCGTGGGCGTCCTCGACCTGTACGCCCATCCCGATCCAGTTCCGTTCGGCCTGACCATTAGCGAGGATCGCCTGTTGTTCGCGGCCTACGACGAGGAGGGACATCTGGAAGCCTGTCTCACTTCAGACGACCTCGATTTTCTCGCGTGGGCCGAGGACCTCTTCGAACGCTACCGCGAGAGCTCGGTAAAGGTCAAACCGTCGGGCGGCTTTCCCTTTAATCTCGGTTCGAAGTAA